One Paenisporosarcina sp. FSL H8-0542 genomic region harbors:
- a CDS encoding membrane lipoprotein lipid attachment site-containing protein produces MKKIIIFITLIVLLSACNQDSIQEPTFEDLKNHVHIVKSATDKGLFVNHTTYQYKENVKLRTKQGDKIEPSDIQAGSLIEYEDTGVVLESYPSQGTIKSVTLYDDQLSRKIEKGIAHFLTEDAINATIGYKLVALQNDLLIIEFTDYADNEKAYTATIDLETFEYEVTPL; encoded by the coding sequence TTGAAAAAAATCATTATATTTATCACTTTAATCGTACTCCTTAGTGCATGCAATCAAGACAGCATTCAGGAACCAACATTCGAAGATTTGAAAAATCATGTACATATTGTAAAAAGTGCTACCGATAAAGGTCTGTTCGTAAATCACACAACTTATCAATATAAAGAAAATGTGAAATTGAGAACCAAACAAGGAGATAAAATTGAACCATCTGATATTCAAGCAGGGAGCTTAATTGAATATGAGGATACAGGGGTGGTATTGGAGTCCTATCCGAGTCAGGGGACAATCAAGTCAGTTACTTTATATGACGATCAGCTCAGTAGGAAAATCGAAAAGGGAATTGCCCATTTCTTAACTGAAGATGCCATTAACGCAACAATCGGTTACAAACTTGTAGCACTTCAGAATGATTTGCTCATCATTGAGTTTACGGATTACGCTGATAATGAAAAAGCCTATA
- a CDS encoding DUF423 domain-containing protein: MPFFIIAGAVNAFLAVAFGAFGAHALKEKLSEKYLAIWDTAVQYQMYHAIGLIVIGILMSSNIIGNVSQLSWAGYLMLAGIVIFSGSLYVLSLSGIGILGAITPIGGVAFLAAWVLVIVSAVKHMN, from the coding sequence ATGCCATTTTTTATCATCGCAGGTGCCGTTAATGCATTTTTGGCCGTTGCATTTGGAGCTTTTGGTGCACATGCACTGAAAGAAAAACTATCCGAGAAATACTTAGCGATTTGGGATACAGCAGTCCAATACCAGATGTATCATGCGATTGGATTAATCGTCATTGGGATTTTGATGAGCTCGAATATCATTGGCAATGTGTCGCAACTTAGCTGGGCAGGCTATTTAATGTTAGCAGGCATCGTGATTTTCTCTGGCTCACTTTATGTATTGAGTCTAAGTGGCATCGGCATTTTGGGTGCCATCACACCAATAGGAGGCGTAGCATTTCTTGCAGCCTGGGTACTCGTGATTGTCTCTGCAGTCAAACATATGAATTGA
- a CDS encoding YwdI family protein, producing MIPLSRVVTEIEKHVAVAKGKGDEQSIRESLVAIRALCDVALSEQPEVKLQVMPIQYAQPVQPVHTVQSTSSVPSISAGERMKEDDANGDSLFDF from the coding sequence GTGATTCCATTAAGTCGAGTTGTCACCGAAATCGAGAAACATGTCGCAGTGGCAAAAGGTAAAGGTGACGAGCAAAGCATCCGTGAATCCTTGGTCGCGATTCGAGCTTTATGTGATGTTGCATTAAGTGAACAGCCTGAAGTCAAACTACAAGTCATGCCGATTCAATATGCACAACCAGTTCAACCAGTGCACACGGTACAATCTACTTCATCTGTACCTTCCATTTCAGCTGGCGAACGTATGAAGGAAGACGACGCGAACGGTGATTCTTTATTTGATTTTTAA
- a CDS encoding uracil-DNA glycosylase, whose protein sequence is MEKEIFDNDWQQVLEHEFDQPYYLKLREFLKEQYAHETVYPPLDEMWNAFKETSFTDVKVVIVGQDPYHGPGQAHGMSFSVKPGIKHPPSLRNMLKELHEDLGCEIPPDGMLTKWARQGVFMLNTVLTVRAGDAHSHKGQGWELFTDEVIRKLSLREEPVVFVLWGRPAQLKRKLIDTSKHAIIESVHPSPLSAHRGFFGSKPYSKINEQLSQWGLDPIDFCLK, encoded by the coding sequence TTGGAAAAAGAGATATTTGATAACGACTGGCAACAAGTACTTGAACATGAATTCGACCAACCGTACTACTTGAAATTACGGGAGTTTTTGAAAGAGCAATATGCACATGAAACCGTTTATCCACCATTGGATGAAATGTGGAACGCTTTTAAAGAAACTTCTTTTACCGATGTTAAAGTGGTGATTGTCGGGCAAGATCCTTATCATGGTCCGGGACAAGCCCACGGCATGAGCTTTTCTGTCAAACCAGGGATCAAGCATCCTCCGAGTTTACGAAATATGTTAAAAGAACTTCATGAAGACCTTGGATGCGAGATTCCGCCAGATGGCATGTTGACGAAATGGGCAAGGCAAGGCGTTTTCATGTTAAACACGGTTCTCACCGTGCGAGCAGGTGATGCACATTCACATAAAGGACAAGGGTGGGAACTCTTTACGGATGAAGTTATCCGCAAACTTTCTTTGAGAGAAGAGCCAGTGGTATTTGTATTATGGGGAAGACCTGCGCAATTGAAACGAAAGCTAATTGATACGTCCAAGCATGCAATCATTGAATCCGTTCACCCAAGCCCCCTCAGTGCCCATAGAGGATTTTTCGGTAGTAAACCCTATTCCAAAATAAATGAACAACTATCACAATGGGGATTAGACCCGATAGACTTTTGTTTGAAGTAG
- a CDS encoding DUF4230 domain-containing protein: MSKDQRIKDIERLLEELKAQDETAVTLESVQPRSSGFWQLGSLFKSMWKRKMLWFITVMIVLIIAVPVITFWMIKGSTFTENKGAFLEQIQSINELATAEAYTKAIIKRQDNKIFGQEIGLELPGTKRQLLVVIPGSVKAGIDFSKVEAEDIVLDEEAKTATLTLPKAEFLGRPEILFDQVEVFSYEGLFREKADITEAYELAAEAEKLMIEETTEQGVLQIAEENAARSVSEMFSLVEYNVTVEFEE, translated from the coding sequence ATGTCAAAAGATCAGCGAATTAAGGATATTGAACGATTGCTTGAAGAATTAAAAGCTCAGGACGAAACAGCCGTTACGCTGGAAAGTGTTCAGCCACGTTCATCTGGATTTTGGCAACTTGGCTCACTTTTTAAGTCCATGTGGAAACGGAAAATGCTATGGTTTATTACAGTTATGATTGTACTGATTATTGCAGTTCCAGTTATAACTTTTTGGATGATTAAAGGCAGTACGTTCACGGAAAATAAAGGGGCTTTTTTGGAGCAAATTCAATCGATAAATGAACTCGCAACAGCAGAGGCTTACACGAAAGCTATAATTAAAAGACAGGACAATAAGATTTTTGGACAAGAAATCGGCCTCGAACTGCCAGGGACAAAACGTCAGTTATTGGTCGTTATTCCTGGTTCAGTGAAAGCGGGCATTGATTTCTCAAAAGTCGAAGCGGAAGATATTGTACTGGATGAAGAAGCAAAAACTGCAACGCTAACTTTACCGAAAGCAGAATTTTTAGGTAGACCCGAAATATTATTCGATCAAGTCGAAGTATTTTCATATGAAGGATTGTTCCGCGAGAAAGCTGACATTACCGAGGCTTACGAATTGGCTGCAGAAGCGGAAAAATTGATGATTGAAGAAACAACTGAACAAGGAGTTTTGCAAATTGCTGAAGAAAATGCCGCTCGGTCCGTTTCTGAAATGTTTTCCTTGGTGGAGTATAATGTAACCGTTGAATTTGAGGAGTGA
- the pdxK gene encoding pyridoxine/pyridoxal/pyridoxamine kinase yields MSLKKTLTIAGSDTSGGAGIQADLKTFQEHGTYGMNALTVIVTMDPDKGWSHGIHPIPVETLQAQLKTALSTGVDAIKTGMLPTVDIIKTAAEAIDRSGLEKVVIDPVLVCKGEDEALFPENVEAMVASLLPRALVVTPNLFEAGQLSGLGTLTTIDDMKRAAEKIHEAGATNVVIKGGKQLKHEKAVDLFFDGSTFTLLESEKTDTSYNHGAGCTFAAAVTANLANGLPVNEAVLEAKKFVSAAIANGWKLNEYVGPVMHGAKNRFGAPEVTTSEI; encoded by the coding sequence ATGTCTTTGAAAAAAACATTAACCATCGCTGGTTCTGATACTTCTGGTGGTGCAGGCATACAAGCAGATTTAAAAACATTCCAAGAGCACGGTACTTACGGCATGAATGCCCTGACAGTTATCGTGACAATGGATCCTGATAAAGGCTGGAGCCACGGAATTCATCCGATTCCTGTTGAAACATTACAAGCACAGTTGAAAACAGCTCTTTCTACTGGCGTTGATGCCATCAAAACAGGGATGCTGCCAACTGTTGACATTATTAAAACAGCAGCGGAAGCAATCGATCGCTCTGGTTTAGAAAAAGTAGTTATTGACCCGGTTCTTGTGTGTAAAGGTGAAGACGAAGCCCTTTTCCCTGAAAATGTGGAAGCAATGGTCGCATCATTATTGCCTCGTGCACTGGTTGTCACTCCTAACTTGTTTGAAGCTGGACAACTTTCAGGTCTTGGAACATTAACAACAATTGACGATATGAAACGTGCTGCTGAAAAGATTCATGAAGCAGGCGCTACAAATGTAGTTATCAAAGGCGGCAAGCAGTTGAAGCATGAAAAAGCCGTTGATTTATTCTTTGATGGTTCAACATTTACTCTACTTGAATCAGAAAAAACGGATACGTCTTACAATCACGGAGCTGGTTGTACATTCGCAGCTGCAGTGACAGCAAACTTAGCAAACGGTCTTCCAGTAAATGAAGCTGTTTTGGAAGCGAAGAAATTCGTATCCGCTGCAATCGCTAACGGCTGGAAATTAAACGAATACGTCGGTCCGGTTATGCACGGAGCTAAAAACCGTTTCGGCGCACCAGAAGTTACAACATCAGAAATTTAA
- a CDS encoding anti-sigma factor, whose translation MSFVEHLKNCTECKKEYQELSQAWHAMPFDYTEIEVPESLKGEVMGFVFDHKTKSGTETFMAKMSKLAMMLKSHFTPVSTSIVAVLLLAIIGLGIANVQEKNRHAENIPIEILTAIPLKAANQSHPGTNGIAYIVQQGSEKNLVLQVHELPGVEGSQVYQVWLLKNGTRENSGIFKPDENGSGILTYQLAEGQTFDQIGITVEPDANSSQPRGEKIAGT comes from the coding sequence ATGTCCTTTGTTGAACATTTAAAGAATTGTACGGAGTGTAAGAAAGAATATCAGGAATTGTCCCAGGCCTGGCATGCTATGCCGTTTGATTATACCGAAATCGAGGTGCCTGAATCGCTAAAAGGCGAGGTGATGGGGTTTGTTTTTGATCACAAAACGAAAAGCGGTACGGAAACATTCATGGCTAAGATGAGCAAGCTCGCCATGATGCTCAAAAGTCATTTCACCCCAGTTTCAACCAGTATCGTGGCCGTATTGTTGCTCGCGATTATTGGCCTTGGAATAGCGAATGTACAGGAAAAAAATCGCCATGCCGAAAATATACCCATTGAGATATTAACGGCCATTCCCTTAAAAGCAGCCAATCAAAGTCACCCGGGAACAAACGGCATCGCATATATTGTCCAGCAGGGATCAGAGAAAAATTTGGTGTTGCAGGTTCACGAATTACCCGGCGTCGAAGGTTCACAGGTTTACCAGGTTTGGTTGCTGAAAAACGGCACGAGGGAAAATAGCGGCATATTCAAGCCGGACGAAAACGGATCCGGAATATTGACCTACCAGCTCGCCGAAGGGCAGACTTTTGATCAAATCGGCATCACCGTCGAACCGGACGCCAACAGCAGCCAGCCAAGGGGAGAAAAAATAGCCGGGACATAG
- a CDS encoding sigma-70 family RNA polymerase sigma factor: MKENYDAELMRLVNEKHGHALEELYDRYIKLVYGFVMKFCNGNEEKTKEIIQVVFLRLWTTNSHYDPAQGNFVNWLLTITRNICIDYHRKEKRHTQHYQEEHEEIADLANAIEQRVNTNNIEMAKNKLPTAQRKLIDLLYWKGYSLSEIAKLEQEPLGTIKSRLHQALKGLRKHLELEDIK; this comes from the coding sequence ATGAAAGAAAATTACGATGCGGAATTAATGAGATTGGTAAACGAAAAACACGGTCACGCATTAGAGGAGCTTTATGATCGATATATCAAGCTTGTTTACGGCTTTGTTATGAAGTTTTGTAATGGGAATGAGGAAAAAACGAAAGAGATTATTCAGGTGGTCTTTTTGAGGCTATGGACAACAAACAGCCATTACGATCCCGCTCAAGGCAACTTTGTAAATTGGCTCCTCACGATTACTCGCAATATTTGCATTGACTACCACCGCAAAGAGAAGAGACATACGCAACACTATCAAGAGGAACATGAAGAGATCGCCGACCTTGCCAATGCAATCGAGCAACGAGTAAATACGAATAATATTGAGATGGCGAAAAACAAATTGCCGACAGCGCAAAGAAAATTAATCGATTTGCTATATTGGAAAGGGTATTCTCTTTCAGAGATCGCCAAGCTGGAACAAGAGCCGCTCGGCACGATTAAAAGTAGGCTGCACCAAGCTCTTAAAGGTTTGAGGAAGCATCTGGAATTGGAGGATATAAAATGA
- a CDS encoding extracellular solute-binding protein, translating into MKKTVFLSALLLFVITATGLSAYANMDRKPTSQETPNSSQSDHVIRVYGPGGPLGPIKEAAEHFSAETGIKVEVTAGPEGKWISQAKEDADIIFGGSEYMLQDFIFNHPEMIDTTSRTELYPRAAGILVRKGNPKKIESLEDLTKNGVKIIDVNGAGQLGLWEDMAGRKGLIEGISQNINLSVKSSAEAIERWNSNSSLDAWITYESWHYRLQDVTDLIELPEEEKLYRGTPIVLTKITDQKKEAQQFIDYLKTEESHQIFQKWGWK; encoded by the coding sequence ATGAAGAAGACCGTATTTCTATCAGCTTTACTGCTCTTTGTCATTACGGCTACCGGATTGTCAGCCTATGCAAATATGGACCGTAAGCCGACGTCCCAGGAAACACCAAATTCCAGCCAAAGTGATCATGTCATCCGGGTGTACGGACCAGGCGGACCACTTGGACCGATTAAGGAAGCTGCTGAACATTTTTCAGCTGAAACGGGAATCAAGGTGGAAGTAACAGCTGGACCAGAAGGCAAGTGGATCAGCCAGGCAAAGGAAGATGCAGATATTATTTTCGGTGGCTCCGAATATATGCTGCAGGACTTCATCTTTAACCACCCCGAAATGATCGACACTACATCACGTACGGAGCTTTACCCGCGTGCTGCAGGAATATTGGTGAGGAAAGGAAATCCTAAGAAGATTGAAAGCCTGGAGGATTTAACGAAAAATGGAGTAAAAATAATTGATGTGAATGGGGCTGGCCAGCTTGGACTTTGGGAAGATATGGCAGGCAGAAAAGGGCTAATCGAAGGCATTTCCCAAAATATTAACCTTTCTGTAAAGTCGAGTGCCGAAGCCATTGAACGATGGAATTCGAATTCCAGTCTAGACGCCTGGATTACCTATGAATCATGGCATTACCGGCTCCAGGATGTGACCGACCTGATCGAACTGCCCGAAGAAGAAAAGCTCTATCGTGGAACGCCGATCGTCCTGACGAAAATCACCGATCAGAAAAAAGAGGCACAGCAATTTATTGATTATTTAAAAACGGAAGAGTCTCACCAAATCTTTCAAAAATGGGGCTGGAAGTAA
- a CDS encoding ABC transporter permease subunit codes for MKSVWRQPLFLIGFSIIAFFLVGSFVFEWIFGSVPKQTFFIEENGRAVEGPPISPKWMHPLGTDQFGYDMLAKIMIGAKYTIIAAMAVAFLRMLIAIPLGFALGTYLQRQRSWINGLIDPIHYVPMTIFAVLLLSPVLWMPPEGFSTTITERLVIQVVIMAFMTVPIVAALVGNEANLLYHQEYILAARTLGASRRRLIIRHLFPQMREKLLVLYGQQVVESLIVFAHLGMLQLFLGGTDVDYDAMFGDPPRSISYEWAGLFGNSFRYLQGAPWLPLGPAISFALVILAIAAMIEGYTRATNGQVKLPKRKRMAFVSEETIEWNQQQLKEKMNFLQKTAK; via the coding sequence ATGAAATCCGTTTGGAGACAACCTTTATTTCTCATTGGATTCAGCATCATCGCTTTCTTTTTAGTCGGCAGTTTTGTGTTTGAATGGATTTTCGGAAGTGTTCCAAAGCAAACGTTTTTCATTGAAGAAAATGGTCGTGCAGTGGAAGGACCACCAATTTCACCAAAATGGATGCATCCGCTCGGAACGGACCAATTTGGCTACGATATGTTGGCAAAAATCATGATTGGTGCCAAATACACGATTATTGCAGCCATGGCAGTGGCATTTTTGCGAATGTTGATTGCCATTCCATTAGGCTTTGCACTTGGGACTTATTTGCAACGTCAGCGCTCATGGATTAATGGATTAATTGATCCGATTCATTATGTACCCATGACCATATTTGCCGTGCTATTGTTGTCACCAGTTCTTTGGATGCCGCCAGAAGGATTCTCGACGACCATTACAGAAAGGTTAGTCATTCAGGTCGTCATTATGGCTTTCATGACGGTTCCGATTGTGGCAGCATTGGTAGGCAATGAAGCCAACCTACTGTACCACCAGGAATATATATTGGCGGCACGTACACTGGGAGCCAGTCGCAGACGTCTGATCATCCGTCACTTATTCCCCCAAATGCGTGAAAAATTGTTGGTTCTTTACGGACAACAAGTGGTGGAATCGCTGATCGTCTTTGCCCATTTAGGGATGCTTCAATTGTTTTTAGGTGGAACAGACGTTGATTATGACGCTATGTTCGGCGATCCCCCTAGATCCATTTCATACGAATGGGCAGGGCTTTTCGGTAACTCTTTCCGCTACCTGCAAGGCGCTCCTTGGTTGCCCCTGGGTCCAGCCATCAGCTTTGCTCTCGTTATTTTGGCAATCGCAGCCATGATTGAAGGCTATACTCGGGCAACGAACGGTCAAGTCAAATTGCCGAAACGCAAGCGAATGGCCTTTGTTTCAGAAGAAACCATCGAGTGGAACCAACAACAGCTCAAAGAAAAAATGAATTTTCTTCAAAAAACCGCTAAATGA
- a CDS encoding ABC transporter permease subunit, with product MKGFLKWVIQLVAALVSILLISGAPVLIAGLQQGELLWKEYIETIQLHATSLMNISELSVAHFVGRGEIREVPIFPQLLENITYSLQILFLALVVAVVFALIGTFITMLLREKARARVKLFFYFLESMPDILIIVLAQLLVVIIFQNTGVLVSKIAVIGDDRIYWLPVLCLMILPMIQLYRLSMLTFEAEERNMYVELAKSLGFGKAFILFMHIFRNAIISVFFQSKKTMWFMLSNLFILELMFNIPGVMLYMYENLSGTLFLVTIISFFLPIFLLYSLGEWYFIHRLKRGGVVG from the coding sequence ATGAAAGGATTTCTCAAGTGGGTTATCCAGCTCGTAGCTGCATTGGTGAGTATTTTGCTCATAAGTGGAGCACCTGTGCTGATTGCCGGCTTACAGCAGGGGGAATTATTATGGAAAGAATACATAGAAACGATTCAATTGCATGCAACATCTCTAATGAATATTAGTGAGTTAAGTGTGGCCCATTTCGTTGGGCGTGGCGAAATACGGGAAGTCCCAATATTCCCACAGCTTCTGGAAAATATCACTTATTCACTTCAAATATTATTTTTGGCACTGGTTGTAGCTGTGGTGTTCGCATTAATCGGCACTTTCATCACGATGCTATTGCGCGAAAAGGCACGCGCACGTGTCAAACTTTTCTTTTATTTCCTGGAATCAATGCCTGACATACTAATCATCGTGCTTGCCCAATTGCTTGTCGTAATTATTTTCCAGAATACAGGGGTACTCGTGTCCAAAATTGCAGTGATTGGTGACGATCGCATATATTGGCTACCGGTTCTATGTCTGATGATTTTACCGATGATTCAATTGTACCGATTGAGCATGCTGACATTCGAAGCAGAAGAGCGGAACATGTATGTTGAACTGGCAAAATCTTTAGGCTTCGGAAAAGCATTCATCTTATTCATGCACATTTTCCGCAATGCCATCATCAGTGTGTTTTTCCAATCGAAAAAAACGATGTGGTTTATGCTATCCAATCTCTTCATTCTCGAACTGATGTTCAATATTCCTGGCGTTATGTTGTACATGTATGAAAACTTGAGCGGCACATTGTTCTTAGTGACAATCATAAGTTTCTTCCTGCCAATTTTCCTTTTGTATAGCCTTGGGGAATGGTACTTTATTCATCGATTAAAAAGAGGAGGTGTTGTTGGATGA
- a CDS encoding YojF family protein yields MDVVHVAKLQELLNSFADKDVYLHLETTNGAYASHFDETVFNAGAFIRNIVVKYELGKVAGDSPHRVGLKLPHGWVYAQGITHFELDEYGRLLMAGHDQSGKLAVALQISETPFTY; encoded by the coding sequence GTGGACGTAGTACATGTAGCAAAGTTACAGGAATTGTTAAATTCCTTTGCAGATAAAGATGTTTATCTTCATTTGGAAACGACGAATGGTGCTTATGCATCTCATTTTGACGAGACTGTGTTTAATGCAGGGGCATTCATACGTAATATTGTCGTGAAGTATGAATTAGGAAAAGTCGCGGGTGACAGCCCTCACCGTGTTGGCTTAAAATTGCCACATGGCTGGGTGTATGCACAGGGGATCACTCATTTTGAATTGGATGAGTACGGTCGTTTGTTGATGGCTGGACACGATCAATCAGGAAAATTGGCAGTTGCGCTTCAAATCAGCGAAACGCCATTTACGTATTAA
- the bshB2 gene encoding bacillithiol biosynthesis deacetylase BshB2: MTLTQERHVLVVFPHPDDEAFGVSGTISMYIKQGTPVTYACLTLGEMGRNLGNPPFATRESLPHIRKDELIASAQAMGLTDLRMMGLRDKTVEFEDDEKMVQMMTKLIEETNPSLIITFYPNYAVHPDHEATARAVVRAVRRMDENLRPKLYAVAFANNTKDDLGEPDVVHDIQEVRDQKMGAMRAHISQTAWMLAEMEKRLAEGEPEAENWFTYERFYNYRWHEDFEETF, translated from the coding sequence ATGACTTTAACACAAGAAAGACACGTACTCGTTGTATTTCCTCACCCAGATGACGAAGCATTTGGCGTTTCCGGTACCATCTCCATGTATATCAAACAGGGAACTCCGGTTACATATGCTTGTTTAACATTAGGCGAGATGGGACGTAATTTAGGAAATCCACCTTTTGCGACACGTGAGTCTTTACCACATATCCGTAAAGATGAATTGATTGCTTCCGCACAAGCGATGGGCTTGACCGATTTACGCATGATGGGTTTGCGGGATAAAACTGTAGAGTTTGAAGATGATGAAAAAATGGTTCAAATGATGACGAAGCTGATTGAAGAAACGAACCCATCACTCATCATTACGTTTTATCCGAACTACGCAGTGCATCCAGATCATGAAGCGACGGCTCGTGCGGTCGTACGTGCTGTTCGCCGTATGGATGAGAATCTGCGTCCGAAATTGTATGCGGTGGCGTTTGCAAATAATACAAAGGATGATCTTGGAGAACCTGATGTCGTTCATGATATTCAGGAAGTACGAGATCAAAAGATGGGCGCAATGCGTGCACATATTTCCCAGACAGCTTGGATGTTGGCGGAAATGGAGAAACGCTTGGCAGAAGGAGAACCTGAAGCTGAGAACTGGTTTACCTATGAGCGGTTCTATAATTACCGCTGGCATGAAGATTTTGAAGAAACATTCTAA
- a CDS encoding YjiH family protein, whose amino-acid sequence MKKFSLSTWLLFLIPSIIGILLFMIPFKIEGEWKIPVAILANMVAGVVEPIMPWTVTVVMIMAAIGSLVYQFKKDSNPEDQAFFDKLFQVNWFWTIVRVIGAIFAVMVVANIGPEAIRSEDTGGMLLSPTGLLSFLFTIFLFAGLLLPLLLNFGLLEFFGTMMVKVMRPLFKLPGRSSIDALASWIGDGTIGVLLTSKQYEDGFYTKKEAAIIGTTFSVVSITFSIVVLEELGLGSYFLPFYATVLGAGVVLAFIMPRIYPLSRKPEEYVDGRPYDEHAETLPEGYNVVSHGLENALTTADKNRSFTKFMSDGLKNVLDMWMGVAPVVMAFGTIALMLATYTDIFVWLGKPFEPLLMVLGVPEAAEAAQTMVVGFADMFLPAILGGQMIESEMTRFVIAATSVTQLIYMSEVGGLLLGSKIPVNFLDLIVIFLLRTVIALPIIAGVAHLLF is encoded by the coding sequence TTGAAGAAGTTTTCACTTTCCACATGGTTATTGTTTCTAATACCATCAATTATTGGAATATTATTATTCATGATTCCATTCAAAATCGAGGGCGAATGGAAGATTCCTGTAGCCATATTGGCAAATATGGTCGCTGGAGTAGTAGAGCCAATCATGCCTTGGACCGTTACCGTTGTCATGATTATGGCAGCGATTGGATCGCTCGTATATCAATTTAAAAAAGATTCGAACCCTGAAGATCAGGCATTTTTCGATAAACTATTCCAAGTGAATTGGTTCTGGACGATCGTCCGTGTCATTGGGGCAATTTTTGCTGTCATGGTCGTTGCGAATATCGGACCAGAAGCAATAAGAAGTGAAGATACTGGTGGAATGTTGCTGTCACCTACTGGTTTACTATCATTCTTGTTCACTATTTTCCTATTTGCCGGATTACTATTACCACTTCTTCTAAACTTCGGATTGCTGGAGTTTTTCGGAACGATGATGGTAAAAGTCATGCGTCCTCTATTCAAATTGCCTGGCCGTTCTTCGATTGACGCGCTTGCTTCTTGGATTGGCGATGGCACAATTGGTGTTTTATTGACAAGTAAGCAGTATGAAGATGGTTTTTATACGAAAAAAGAAGCAGCAATCATTGGAACTACGTTCTCAGTGGTGTCGATTACTTTCTCGATTGTCGTTCTTGAAGAGCTTGGACTGGGTAGCTATTTCCTTCCATTTTATGCGACAGTTCTTGGAGCTGGAGTTGTTTTGGCATTCATCATGCCTCGAATTTACCCTTTATCACGCAAACCTGAAGAATACGTAGATGGACGTCCATACGATGAGCATGCAGAAACATTGCCTGAGGGCTATAATGTTGTAAGTCATGGGCTGGAAAACGCTTTGACAACGGCAGATAAAAACCGTTCATTCACTAAATTCATGTCCGACGGCTTAAAAAACGTATTGGATATGTGGATGGGTGTTGCACCAGTCGTGATGGCATTTGGTACGATTGCGTTGATGCTTGCGACTTACACAGATATATTTGTTTGGTTAGGCAAACCGTTTGAACCGTTGCTAATGGTTCTTGGTGTTCCAGAAGCCGCAGAAGCAGCACAAACAATGGTCGTTGGTTTTGCAGACATGTTCCTCCCAGCTATTTTGGGCGGACAAATGATTGAATCTGAAATGACCCGTTTCGTTATTGCGGCAACATCGGTTACTCAGTTGATCTACATGTCTGAAGTCGGCGGATTGTTACTTGGTTCAAAAATCCCTGTCAACTTCCTGGATTTGATTGTGATTTTCTTGTTGCGCACTGTGATTGCATTACCTATCATCGCAGGTGTCGCTCATTTATTGTTCTAA